From Rhodopseudomonas palustris, a single genomic window includes:
- a CDS encoding ABC transporter ATP-binding protein has product MTEAPRKITDDPYGAWQLIRRLVMEQASAYWRRYALAFGLMAIAAAATSGSAFLLGKVINQAYVDRDLQGIMFWSIVTLAVFSLKGAATYGQSVILTQIKNAILANNQRRMFHKLMNESIGFFAKRHSSEFLARLTAGANSVTEVLNLLINAIGRDLLSLIGLVTVMVIQDPFMALFGLLIAPPAAFVVRKLVKRVKGLALTQFTGNAQILETMQESLQGIRTVKAFSLEKTMSDRIDANISAVQANADKMARVSNRASPLMETLGGFAVAASLMYGGYRVVATGATPGEFFSFLTAFLLAYEPAKRLARLNIELNSGLVGARMLLEVIDSPPSEPADGHKPALQLSEARVEFDDVSFAYRPDEPVLNGMSFVAEPGKMTALVGPSGGGKSTVLALLLRLYEVQSGEIRIDGQSTANVSRESLRQQTAYVGQDVYLFRDTVRANIAFGKLGATDDEIVAAAKAACAHDFIMSFPLGYDTPVGEHGAQLSGGQRQRIAVARALLRNAPIVLLDEATAALDSESEKLVQEAIDHLARGRTTIVIAHRLHTIMHADSILVVEAGEIVEQGRHDDLLRRGGRYASFFRLQQRHAAPLAPAAATA; this is encoded by the coding sequence ATGACCGAAGCCCCACGCAAGATCACTGACGACCCGTATGGCGCGTGGCAGCTCATCCGCCGCCTGGTGATGGAACAGGCGTCAGCCTACTGGCGACGCTATGCGCTGGCCTTCGGCCTGATGGCGATCGCCGCCGCGGCGACCTCCGGCTCGGCCTTCCTGCTCGGCAAGGTGATCAACCAGGCCTATGTCGATCGCGATCTGCAGGGCATCATGTTCTGGTCGATCGTCACCCTGGCGGTGTTCAGCCTGAAGGGCGCGGCGACCTACGGCCAGTCGGTGATCCTCACCCAGATCAAGAACGCGATCCTCGCCAACAATCAGCGGCGGATGTTCCACAAGCTGATGAACGAGAGCATCGGCTTCTTCGCCAAGCGGCACTCTTCGGAATTCCTCGCCCGCCTCACCGCCGGTGCCAATTCGGTCACCGAGGTGCTCAACCTGCTGATCAACGCGATCGGCCGCGATTTGTTGTCGCTGATCGGTCTGGTCACCGTGATGGTGATCCAGGATCCGTTCATGGCTCTGTTCGGGCTTCTGATCGCGCCGCCCGCGGCGTTCGTGGTGCGCAAGCTGGTGAAGCGGGTGAAGGGGCTGGCGCTGACGCAGTTCACCGGCAACGCCCAGATCCTGGAGACGATGCAGGAATCGCTGCAGGGCATCCGCACCGTGAAGGCGTTCTCGCTCGAAAAAACCATGAGCGACCGGATCGACGCCAACATCTCCGCGGTGCAGGCCAATGCCGACAAGATGGCGCGGGTGTCGAACCGCGCCAGCCCGCTGATGGAGACGCTCGGCGGCTTCGCGGTGGCGGCGTCGCTGATGTACGGCGGCTATCGTGTGGTCGCGACCGGCGCCACACCCGGCGAGTTCTTCTCGTTCCTGACCGCGTTCCTGCTCGCATACGAGCCCGCCAAGCGGCTGGCGCGGCTGAATATCGAGCTCAACAGCGGTCTGGTCGGCGCGCGGATGCTGCTCGAAGTGATCGACAGTCCTCCGAGCGAGCCCGCCGACGGCCACAAGCCGGCGCTGCAGCTCAGCGAGGCGCGGGTCGAGTTCGACGACGTCTCGTTCGCCTATCGGCCCGACGAACCGGTGCTCAACGGCATGAGCTTCGTCGCCGAGCCCGGCAAGATGACGGCGCTGGTCGGCCCGTCCGGAGGCGGCAAGTCGACGGTGCTGGCGCTGCTGCTGCGGTTGTACGAAGTCCAGTCCGGCGAAATCCGGATCGACGGACAGTCGACCGCGAACGTATCGCGCGAGTCGCTGCGGCAGCAGACCGCCTATGTCGGCCAGGACGTCTATCTGTTCCGCGACACCGTCCGCGCCAACATCGCGTTCGGCAAGCTCGGCGCCACCGACGACGAGATCGTCGCCGCCGCCAAGGCGGCCTGCGCGCACGACTTCATCATGAGCTTTCCGCTCGGCTATGATACTCCGGTCGGCGAGCACGGCGCGCAACTGTCCGGCGGTCAGCGCCAGCGCATCGCGGTCGCGCGCGCGTTGCTGCGCAACGCGCCGATCGTGCTGCTCGACGAGGCCACCGCGGCGCTGGATTCGGAGTCGGAGAAACTGGTGCAGGAGGCGATCGATCATCTCGCCCGTGGCCGCACCACCATCGTGATCGCGCACCGGCTGCACACCATCATGCACGCCGACTCCATCCTGGTGGTCGAGGCCGGCGAGATCGTCGAGCAGGGCCGGCACGACGACCTGCTGCGCCGCGGCGGCCGCTACGCCTCGTTCTTCCGGCTGCAGCAGCGCCACGCCGCACCGCTGGCGCCGGCCGCTGCCACTGCCTAG
- the galE gene encoding UDP-glucose 4-epimerase GalE codes for MTVLVTGGAGYIGSHTVLALVEAGESVVVIDNLSTGFSQFVPEGVPLFIGDAGDENLIDGVIASHRVDAIIHFAGSVIVSDSMRDPLGYYRNNTSTSRSLLSAAVRRGVKKFIFSSTAAVYGNPDRVPVGEDAPTRPLSPYGRSKLMTEIMLHDAAEAYGVNYVALRYFNVAGADPLGRLGLATVGATHLLKIAVEAATGQRSRIDVYGTDYPTPDGSCIRDFIHVTDLAEAHGAALGYLRAGGGPVTLNCGYGHGYSVFEAINAVKRVAGRNFAVASAPRRPGDIMTMVADTSRIRRTLDWTPRYDDLDSIAAHALAWEEKLLRERQAVELQAIPA; via the coding sequence ATGACCGTACTCGTTACCGGCGGCGCCGGCTACATCGGAAGCCACACGGTTCTGGCGCTGGTCGAGGCCGGCGAAAGCGTGGTGGTGATCGACAATCTCTCCACCGGCTTTTCGCAGTTCGTGCCCGAAGGCGTGCCGCTGTTCATCGGCGACGCCGGCGATGAAAACCTGATCGACGGCGTGATCGCCTCGCACCGCGTCGACGCCATCATCCATTTCGCCGGTTCGGTGATCGTGTCGGACTCGATGCGCGACCCGCTCGGCTACTATCGCAACAACACCTCGACCTCGCGCAGTCTGCTGAGTGCCGCAGTGCGGCGCGGCGTGAAGAAATTCATCTTCTCCTCGACCGCGGCGGTGTACGGCAATCCGGACCGCGTTCCGGTCGGCGAAGACGCGCCGACACGGCCGCTGTCTCCTTACGGTCGCTCCAAGCTGATGACCGAGATCATGCTGCACGACGCGGCGGAGGCCTACGGTGTCAACTACGTGGCGCTGCGCTACTTCAACGTCGCCGGCGCCGATCCGCTGGGCCGGCTCGGGCTCGCGACCGTCGGCGCAACCCATCTGCTCAAGATCGCGGTAGAAGCGGCGACCGGGCAGCGCAGCCGGATCGACGTCTACGGCACCGACTATCCGACGCCGGACGGCAGTTGCATCCGCGATTTCATTCACGTCACCGACCTCGCTGAGGCGCACGGCGCCGCGCTCGGTTACTTGCGCGCCGGCGGCGGGCCGGTGACGCTGAACTGCGGCTACGGCCACGGCTATTCGGTGTTCGAAGCCATCAATGCGGTGAAACGCGTCGCAGGTCGCAATTTCGCGGTCGCCTCGGCGCCGCGTCGGCCGGGCGACATCATGACGATGGTCGCCGACACCAGCCGGATTCGCCGCACGCTGGATTGGACCCCACGATACGACGATCTCGACAGCATCGCGGCGCACGCTCTGGCGTGGGAGGAAAAGCTGCTGCGCGAGCGCCAAGCGGTTGAATTGCAAGCCATTCCAGCCTGA
- a CDS encoding NAD-dependent epimerase/dehydratase family protein, with product MTRPQPFVIGATGMVGGAILRRLIAEGAQPVGLSRQERQPGDGVRWVAGDLADLGGVALPPIDVVFATAPVGRVADAVPALAAAGMSRLVVFTSTSIETKWDTPDPDERAFIRDWGAGEARVIAACAAHGVGCTVLRPTLIYLEGRDRNVSRIAGLIRRFRFFPLMAGGEGLRQPVHADDLAAAAVAAAERPQAIGKIYNLPGGETLSYREMVGRIFDGLGLPRIIVPVPDWVWRMILPVAVKVLPGLSATMATRMAKDMTFDAGPAAADLGFRPRPFRPRFRS from the coding sequence ATGACCCGACCGCAGCCTTTCGTGATCGGCGCCACCGGGATGGTCGGCGGTGCGATTCTTCGGCGGTTGATCGCGGAGGGCGCGCAGCCGGTGGGGCTGTCGCGTCAGGAGCGGCAGCCGGGGGATGGCGTGCGCTGGGTTGCGGGGGATCTTGCCGATCTCGGCGGCGTCGCGCTGCCGCCGATCGATGTGGTGTTCGCGACCGCGCCGGTCGGGCGGGTGGCAGATGCGGTGCCGGCGCTGGCGGCAGCCGGGATGAGCCGGCTGGTGGTGTTCACCTCGACCAGCATCGAAACCAAATGGGATACGCCCGATCCCGACGAGCGCGCCTTCATTCGCGATTGGGGCGCCGGCGAAGCGCGCGTGATCGCGGCCTGCGCGGCCCATGGTGTGGGTTGCACGGTGCTGCGGCCGACGCTGATCTATCTCGAAGGCCGCGACCGCAATGTCAGCCGTATCGCCGGGCTGATCCGGCGCTTCCGGTTCTTCCCGCTGATGGCGGGCGGCGAAGGGCTGCGACAGCCGGTGCATGCCGACGATCTTGCCGCCGCCGCGGTCGCCGCCGCCGAGCGGCCGCAAGCGATCGGCAAGATCTACAATCTGCCGGGCGGCGAGACCCTGAGCTATCGCGAGATGGTCGGCCGGATCTTCGACGGGCTCGGGCTGCCGCGCATCATCGTGCCAGTGCCGGATTGGGTATGGCGGATGATCCTGCCGGTTGCGGTCAAGGTGCTGCCCGGGCTGTCGGCCACGATGGCGACCCGGATGGCCAAGGACATGACCTTCGACGCCGGCCCGGCTGCCGCTGACCTCGGCTTCCGGCCCCGTCCGTTCCGTCCGCGGTTTCGATCCTGA
- a CDS encoding fumarylacetoacetate hydrolase family protein has product MSNAGFVIALPPQPSLAVAGTSDRFPVRRIWCVGRNYLEHVREMGNDERQPPFFFAKHADMVAPDGATIAYPPLTKDLHHEVELVVALKSGGLNIPVEKALDHVCGYAVGIDLTRRDLQIASRKKEQPWEIGKSFDASAPCGALRPASEIGHPATGKIWLSVNGTERQTGDLSEMIWNVPEIIAKLSAQVELAAGDIIMTGTPAGVAALSPGDAIACGVDGIGTLDVTIGQPA; this is encoded by the coding sequence ATGAGCAACGCTGGTTTCGTGATCGCCCTGCCGCCGCAGCCCAGTCTCGCCGTTGCCGGGACGAGCGACCGCTTTCCGGTGCGCCGGATCTGGTGCGTCGGCCGCAACTACCTCGAACACGTCCGCGAGATGGGCAATGACGAGCGCCAGCCGCCATTCTTCTTCGCCAAGCACGCCGACATGGTCGCGCCCGATGGTGCAACCATCGCGTATCCGCCGCTGACCAAGGACCTGCACCACGAGGTCGAGCTGGTGGTGGCGCTGAAGAGCGGCGGGCTGAACATTCCAGTCGAGAAGGCACTCGATCACGTCTGTGGCTATGCGGTCGGCATCGACCTCACCCGCCGCGACCTGCAGATCGCCTCGCGCAAGAAGGAGCAGCCCTGGGAGATCGGCAAGTCGTTCGACGCCTCGGCGCCGTGCGGAGCGCTGCGCCCGGCCTCCGAGATCGGCCATCCGGCCACCGGCAAGATCTGGCTGTCGGTCAACGGCACCGAGCGACAGACCGGCGATCTGTCCGAGATGATCTGGAACGTGCCGGAAATCATCGCCAAGCTGTCGGCGCAGGTCGAACTCGCCGCCGGCGACATCATCATGACCGGCACACCGGCCGGCGTCGCGGCGCTGTCGCCGGGCGATGCCATCGCCTGCGGCGTAGACGGCATCGGCACGCTCGACGTCACCATCGGCCAGCCGGCCTGA